From a region of the Besnoitia besnoiti strain Bb-Ger1 chromosome I, whole genome shotgun sequence genome:
- a CDS encoding hypothetical protein (encoded by transcript BESB_001680) has product MTQNFFESSVTSFFQSAPLGSSFSPGSSSSTCPSSSPVATTLLGRGGFTAQMEKAFPYFFSASPQASPAARRSADEARGGGEEGKKSCGSRETHDCPGEALRHAREAGSGCGREAAALLRDAKSALDKVCRQSGQWSVLREAGCPRGDDEGRQFEKHFTCSSLASPLTTFEGERELPPARAAAAAGLTFSSPSPAQFFSAESPFPWAPSLPPSAPQAAPFASASPGLGGVNAPGRLARPPLASALSAVAALSQDLDAAEQRETAAASGLFSKRPFQAEREGSSVGCEAFPSLYSAAERESPAPPQGQPPARRPAFPSLVVGASLCARAGDARAAAGRETSTAFIPDARLLHGGDLCAFPAAASQDIPRGGARGGDAGGPREERNGVFRGARGVSARFLPPARPLGGGGDDPRHAFFVDQMCEGEGELRFTHFFAGEPPADAPREGSLPLAALSASSSFSHAQGSPPRAFASFLSLSGHAADRLNL; this is encoded by the coding sequence ATGACTCAGAATTTCTTCGAGTCGTCGGTGACCTCTTTCTTCCAAagcgcgcctctcggctcGAGCTTCTCGCCAGGTTCATCGTCCTCCACTTgcccttcgtcgtcgcccgtcgCCACGACGCTTCTgggacgcggcggcttcaCGGCGCAGATGGAAAAGGCGTTTCCGTACTTTTTTTCCGCATCACCGCAagcttcgccggcggcccgccgctccgccgacgaagcccgcggcggcggagaggaaggcaaGAAGAGCTGCGggtcgcgcgagacgcacgaCTGccccggcgaggcgctgcgacacgcgcgcgaggcaggcagcggctgcgggcgcgaagcggcggcgctgctgcgcgatgCAAAGAGCGCGCTGGACAAGGTGTGTCGCCAGTCGGGACAGTGGAGTGTGTTGCGGGAAGCGGGTTGTCCtcggggcgacgacgaggggcgGCAGTTTGAAAAGCACTTCACTTGCTCTTccctcgcttcgccgctcACAACCTtcgagggagagcgagagctgccgcctgcaagggcggccgcggccgctggcctcacgttctcctcgccgtccccaGCGCAGTTTTTCTCGGCAGAGAGTCCCTTTCCGtgggcgccgtcgctgccccCTTCTGCGCCCCAAgcggcgccgttcgcctcggcgtctcctggGCTTGGCGGTGTCAACGCGCCGGGGAGACttgcgcggcctcctctcgcgtctgcgctgtcCGCCGTCGCAGCGCTCTCTCAGGATTtggacgccgcggagcagcgggagaccgcggcggcgagcggcctctTCTCGAAGAGGCCGTTCCAGGCCGAGAGAGAAGGTTCCTCTGTGGGTTGCGAGGCGTTTCCGTCGCTGtacagcgcggcggagcgggaGAGCCCTGCGCCTCCCCAGGGCCAGCCCCCCGCGCGACGACCTGCCTTTCCCTCGTTGGTCGTCGGCGCGTCCCTCtgtgcgcgcgcgggagatgcgcgggccgccgcaggaagAGAGACGTCTACGGCGTTCATCCCCGACGCTCGTTTGCTCCACGGCGGCGACCTCTGCGCGTTCCCCGCTGCTGCAAGCCAGGATATCCCGCGGGGGGGCGCCCGagggggcgacgcaggcggcccgcgcgaggagagaaacggAGTCTTTCGCGgtgcgcgaggcgtctccgcgcgttttctgccgcctgcgcggcctctcggcgggggcggggacGACCCCCGCCACGCGTTCTTCGTGGACCAGATGTgtgagggcgaaggcgagctcCGCTTCACTCACTTCTTCGCCGGGGAGCCGCCAGCTGACGCGCCCCGAGAAGGGAgtctccctctcgccgccctctctgcgtcctcgagTTTTTCGCATGCGCAAGGCTCTCCGCCGAGAGCGTTTGCGTCTTTTCTGTCCCTCTCCGGGCACGCAGCCGACCGCCTCAATTTGTAG